From a region of the Mobula birostris isolate sMobBir1 chromosome 28, sMobBir1.hap1, whole genome shotgun sequence genome:
- the LOC140189252 gene encoding histone H2B-like: protein MPDPAKPAPKKGAKKALSKPASKSGHKRKRSRKETYAIYTYKVMKQVHPDTGISSKAMSIMNSFVNDIFERITGEASRLAHYNKRSTISSREIQTAVRLLLPGELAKHAVSEGTKAVTKYTSSKFSDKTNRKIKGSFKSHSRLH, encoded by the coding sequence ATGCCGGATCCAGCGAAACCCGCTCCCAAGAAGGGCGCCAAGAAAGCTTTGTCCAAACCAGCGAGCAAGTCTGGCCACAAGCGCAAGAGGTCGAGGAAGGAGACTTACGCCATCTACACCTACAAAGTGATGAAGCAGGTTCACCCCGACACCGGCATCTCCTCCAAGGCCATGAGCATCATGAATTCATTCGTCAACGATATTTTCGAGCGCATCACGGGCGAGGCTTCCCGCCTGGCCCATTACAACAAGCGGTCAACCATCAGCTCCCGGGAGATCCAGACCGCCGTGCGGCTGCTGCTGCCCGGGGAGCTGGCCAAGCACGCCGTGTCCGAAGGGACAAAGGCGGTGACCAAGTACACCAGCTCCAAGTTCAGTGACAAAACAAACCGGAAAATCAAAGGCTCTTTTAAAAGCCACTCACGGCTTCATTAA